A single Campylobacter hyointestinalis subsp. hyointestinalis DNA region contains:
- a CDS encoding cytochrome-c peroxidase, which yields MKGSVLFLSSVLVASSMFAISDADLLKEAKNAGLVALPSDQKQVDAMLKEIGVTPNKFSEAKAELGKKLYFEPRLSKSGIISCNTCHNLGLGGTDGIAAAVGHKWTANPHHLNSPTVYNSVLNTTQFWDGRAMTLVDQAKGPIEAEPEMATPAALAVERIASLPEYVAEFKKVYGNEGVTFDNIADSIASFERTLLTPSRFDKFIKGDKKALTKDEKAGLKLFLDKGCVSCHTGVNLGGSMQAFEVAGKYQFANIGDFKGDANGMVKTPTLRNITETAPYFHNGAIWSLEEAVKTMGSVQLGIEISDAEAKSIVTFLNSLTGEMPKVTYPMFPRSTDKTPKPEL from the coding sequence ATGAAAGGTTCAGTTTTATTTTTAAGTTCTGTTCTAGTTGCAAGCTCGATGTTTGCTATAAGTGATGCTGATTTATTAAAAGAGGCAAAAAATGCAGGTCTAGTTGCACTACCAAGCGATCAAAAACAAGTTGATGCTATGCTTAAAGAGATAGGTGTTACACCAAATAAATTTAGTGAAGCTAAAGCTGAGCTTGGTAAAAAACTTTATTTTGAACCAAGACTATCAAAAAGCGGAATCATAAGCTGTAATACATGTCACAATCTAGGACTTGGCGGTACTGACGGTATAGCTGCTGCGGTTGGTCATAAATGGACTGCAAACCCACATCATCTAAATTCTCCAACAGTTTATAACTCAGTTTTAAACACAACACAATTCTGGGATGGTCGTGCTATGACTTTAGTAGATCAAGCAAAAGGACCAATCGAAGCTGAGCCTGAGATGGCTACTCCAGCAGCACTTGCGGTTGAGAGAATAGCATCTTTACCTGAGTATGTAGCTGAGTTTAAAAAAGTTTATGGTAACGAAGGCGTTACATTTGACAACATCGCTGATTCTATAGCAAGTTTTGAAAGAACACTTCTTACTCCTTCAAGATTTGATAAATTCATAAAAGGCGACAAAAAAGCTTTAACAAAAGATGAAAAAGCAGGTCTTAAATTATTCCTTGATAAAGGTTGTGTAAGCTGCCATACAGGTGTAAATTTGGGCGGTTCTATGCAAGCATTTGAAGTAGCTGGAAAATACCAATTCGCAAATATTGGCGATTTCAAAGGCGATGCAAACGGTATGGTTAAAACTCCAACTTTAAGAAATATCACTGAAACTGCTCCATATTTCCACAATGGTGCTATATGGTCACTTGAAGAAGCTGTTAAAACTATGGGTAGTGTTCAATTAGGTATCGAAATAAGTGATGCAGAAGCAAAAAGCATAGTAACATTCTTAAATTCACTAACAGGTGAAATGCCAAAAGTTACTTACCCAATGTTCCCAAGAAGCACTGATAAAACTCCAAAACCAGAGCTATAA